In Paenibacillus ihbetae, the following are encoded in one genomic region:
- a CDS encoding GH36-type glycosyl hydrolase domain-containing protein: protein MTTITQDLIHIQAGDLCFSFWQSGDLYKAVSGNTMINQLISSPLDGSMNNIYLRIHNEAGITSYPLLGIHSSSKVSTGKGMIVWEGTAEDVEYEVSFVLQPEGIWFWDVQTRGQGQVIDIIYGQDAGIADIGAVRSNEAYLSQYIDHRVFEHSEQGYVVCSRQNQPQGGAFPYLQQGSLTGASAYSTDGFQFFGLSYKETNTPVCLSQEKLACEVYQYEFAYTGLQSKQKTLNGEEHFVFYGLFKGNHPAAVEELEYLTEVQQAWQSYENQTSKHKLEPLPATRLKPYIGKPLQALELSEEEINARFPIGSRHQEERNQGNLLAFFTDTYEHIVLKQKEMLVERPHGHILLSGDNLKLGAEVMATTSFMYGIFNSHVVVGNTNMNKMMSNSRSALNVPKTSGQRIYVEKDGTYHLLTMPSMFEIGFNYARWYYKTEDDMLIITNYTVLDAPEVRLHVRSENGIPYNYLVTNHVTMNVNEYETPVHMTEEAGVLTFHSDTNPVSAKAYPELQYRLWVDGAKVTVGDETTMADGVAPGSSSLVTLRLDRTSDWTLTIQGLLEGKTITDRPRSVSQEIIRYREYYRRVMNGFHLSRPGDDADKLFKLNALAWWYTHNMFVHYSSPHGLEQYGGAAWGTRDVCQGPVEYFMATQKYEQVRDILKMVYCHQYEDSGNWPQWFMFDRYFAIQQEESHGDIIVWPLKVLSDYLTVTQDYSILDEQVPYTLKHSFQFTEKKASILEHAKKEIEYIRNHFLHDTHLSSYGDGDWDDTLQPANAQLKQFMVSSWTVALTYQTMKQLSTALQSFDQELAGTISDIAANIGQDFKRYMLNNDVIPGFLYLEDPEQPKLMLHPEDQDTGIQYRLLPMTRSMIAELLEPEQARSHYELIQSTLLFPDGVRLMNRPASYKGGVSTHFKRAEQASNFGREVGLQYVHAHIRYIEAMAKLGHGEDVWKGLETINPVGIQEVVPNAAIRQSNAYFSSSDGKFNTRYEAQEHFDDLRSGKVEVKGGWRIYSSGPGIYMNQLISNALGIRQDRGDLVLDPVIPASMDGLHFDYEFAGTKVTFVYHVTGNSISRVVMNGTELTAERINNPYREGGLRVSIQQFEQMIQGRNRVEIFM from the coding sequence ATGACAACTATTACACAAGATCTGATTCACATTCAGGCGGGCGACCTTTGCTTTAGCTTCTGGCAAAGCGGTGACTTATATAAAGCCGTAAGCGGAAATACCATGATCAATCAGCTGATCTCCAGTCCGCTGGACGGCTCCATGAACAATATCTATTTGCGAATTCACAATGAAGCGGGCATAACCAGTTATCCACTGCTCGGCATTCATTCCTCCAGTAAAGTAAGCACGGGAAAAGGAATGATCGTCTGGGAGGGGACAGCGGAAGATGTGGAATACGAGGTTTCGTTCGTACTCCAGCCGGAGGGAATCTGGTTCTGGGATGTTCAGACCCGTGGGCAAGGCCAAGTCATTGACATCATCTACGGACAGGATGCAGGAATTGCTGACATTGGAGCGGTTCGCAGCAATGAAGCTTATCTATCCCAATATATTGATCACCGCGTCTTTGAGCACAGTGAACAGGGATATGTGGTATGTTCCCGCCAAAACCAACCCCAAGGCGGTGCCTTCCCTTATCTCCAGCAAGGTTCTCTCACGGGAGCTTCAGCATATTCAACGGATGGCTTCCAATTCTTCGGACTGTCGTACAAGGAAACGAACACGCCGGTCTGCCTGAGTCAGGAGAAACTGGCCTGTGAAGTGTACCAATATGAATTTGCCTATACCGGGCTTCAATCTAAGCAAAAGACATTAAACGGCGAAGAGCATTTTGTGTTTTATGGCCTCTTTAAGGGAAATCACCCTGCTGCAGTTGAGGAGCTTGAGTATTTGACGGAGGTTCAGCAAGCTTGGCAGTCCTATGAGAATCAGACTTCCAAGCATAAGCTCGAGCCCCTCCCTGCCACTCGTCTTAAACCGTATATCGGCAAACCGCTGCAAGCGCTCGAGTTGTCCGAAGAAGAAATCAATGCGCGTTTTCCAATAGGCAGCAGACATCAGGAGGAGCGCAATCAGGGTAACCTGCTGGCTTTCTTCACGGATACCTATGAACATATTGTCTTGAAGCAAAAAGAAATGCTCGTTGAACGCCCGCATGGGCATATTCTGTTGAGCGGCGACAACCTGAAGCTCGGTGCTGAAGTGATGGCAACTACCTCTTTCATGTACGGCATCTTCAACTCCCATGTCGTGGTTGGCAACACGAATATGAATAAAATGATGAGCAATTCCCGCAGCGCACTCAATGTGCCAAAAACGTCGGGCCAGCGGATTTATGTAGAAAAGGACGGAACGTATCATCTGCTGACGATGCCGTCTATGTTCGAAATCGGCTTTAACTATGCTCGCTGGTACTATAAAACGGAAGACGACATGCTGATCATTACGAACTATACGGTGCTGGATGCCCCCGAAGTGCGGCTGCATGTCCGATCGGAGAATGGAATCCCGTATAATTATTTAGTCACGAATCATGTGACGATGAACGTTAATGAGTACGAAACTCCGGTACACATGACAGAAGAAGCCGGAGTGCTGACGTTCCACTCCGATACGAATCCTGTATCGGCCAAAGCTTATCCGGAATTGCAATACCGCCTTTGGGTTGACGGTGCGAAGGTAACGGTTGGAGATGAAACGACGATGGCTGACGGTGTGGCACCGGGCTCCTCTTCCTTGGTAACCCTCCGTCTGGATCGCACTAGCGATTGGACGCTTACGATCCAAGGCCTGCTGGAGGGCAAGACCATTACAGACCGGCCTCGCAGCGTATCCCAAGAAATCATTCGTTACCGCGAATACTATCGCCGAGTCATGAATGGCTTCCATCTCTCGCGTCCCGGAGATGATGCAGATAAATTATTCAAATTAAACGCACTAGCCTGGTGGTATACGCATAATATGTTCGTCCACTACTCGTCTCCTCATGGCTTGGAGCAGTACGGAGGCGCAGCCTGGGGAACGCGCGATGTCTGTCAGGGACCTGTCGAATATTTCATGGCTACACAGAAATATGAGCAGGTGAGAGATATTCTAAAAATGGTATACTGTCATCAATATGAGGATAGCGGAAACTGGCCGCAGTGGTTTATGTTTGACCGATACTTCGCCATACAGCAGGAAGAGAGCCACGGTGACATCATTGTATGGCCGCTGAAAGTATTGAGCGACTATTTAACGGTCACACAGGATTACAGCATCCTGGATGAACAAGTTCCTTATACTTTGAAGCATTCTTTCCAGTTCACGGAGAAAAAAGCGTCTATTCTGGAGCATGCCAAAAAAGAAATTGAATATATACGCAATCATTTTCTGCATGATACCCATCTATCCTCCTACGGAGACGGTGACTGGGACGATACCCTTCAGCCTGCCAACGCGCAGCTTAAGCAGTTTATGGTCAGCAGCTGGACTGTAGCCCTGACTTATCAAACGATGAAGCAGCTCTCTACAGCTCTGCAATCGTTTGATCAAGAACTGGCAGGCACAATATCTGATATTGCAGCGAATATCGGGCAGGATTTCAAGAGGTACATGCTGAACAATGATGTTATACCTGGATTCCTCTACCTCGAGGATCCCGAACAACCTAAGCTTATGTTACACCCTGAGGATCAGGACACCGGTATACAGTACCGGCTGCTTCCTATGACCCGCAGCATGATTGCCGAACTTCTCGAACCCGAGCAAGCGCGTTCCCATTACGAGCTTATTCAGAGCACATTGCTGTTCCCGGACGGCGTGCGTCTGATGAACCGTCCAGCCTCTTATAAAGGAGGCGTAAGCACGCATTTCAAGCGGGCGGAACAGGCTTCCAATTTCGGACGCGAGGTAGGCTTACAATATGTCCATGCCCATATCCGTTACATCGAAGCGATGGCGAAGCTTGGACATGGAGAGGATGTTTGGAAAGGGCTTGAAACGATTAACCCTGTCGGTATCCAAGAGGTGGTACCGAATGCGGCAATTCGCCAGAGCAATGCTTATTTCAGCAGCTCTGACGGCAAGTTCAATACCCGCTACGAGGCTCAAGAGCATTTTGATGACTTGCGCAGCGGAAAAGTAGAGGTCAAGGGCGGCTGGCGGATTTATTCCAGTGGACCGGGAATCTACATGAACCAGTTAATTTCAAACGCCCTCGGCATCCGTCAGGATCGCGGCGACCTGGTATTGGATCCGGTTATACCTGCCAGCATGGACGGACTCCATTTCGACTATGAATTCGCCGGTACCAAGGTAACCTTTGTCTACCACGTTACGGGCAACAGCATCAGCCGCGTTGTGATGAACGGGACCGAGCTGACAGCTGAGCGTATCAATAACCCTTACCGAGAAGGCGGTCTGCGCGTTTCCATACAGCAATTCGAACAGATGATTCAGGGACGGAACAGAGTCGAAATCTTCATGTAG
- a CDS encoding carbohydrate ABC transporter permease — protein MSTIDTSPKRTKIRKNKKTMTLLDYILLAVLLVLALLIVIPFWNVIMISFSTPKEYADNPLMMLPANPTLENYKALFADGSILTGYWNTFKLLIIGLPLSLFLTITMAYALSRNKFPGKKLIFMLVLFTMIFNGGIVPLYLIMKALHLTGTLWSVILAGSFSAFNMILMMNYFQGLPESLMESARLDGAGEWKILFSVVLPLAAPIIATITLFYGVAIWNSWYDAMIFLRKADQLPLQNVLRTIIVESQTNASNASSVDAAGKSNFSTGMKMAAVFVSMVPIMCFFPMLQKHFAKGVLTGAIKT, from the coding sequence ATGAGCACTATTGATACAAGCCCCAAGAGGACGAAGATACGCAAGAACAAGAAGACGATGACCCTTCTGGATTATATTTTGCTGGCCGTTCTTCTCGTACTGGCTCTGCTGATCGTGATTCCGTTCTGGAATGTCATTATGATCTCGTTCTCCACGCCAAAAGAATACGCCGATAACCCGCTCATGATGCTGCCTGCTAATCCAACGCTGGAAAATTACAAAGCGCTGTTCGCCGACGGAAGCATCCTGACCGGCTACTGGAACACCTTCAAGCTCCTGATTATCGGCTTGCCGCTCAGTCTGTTCTTAACCATTACGATGGCTTATGCGCTCAGCCGGAACAAGTTTCCGGGCAAAAAGCTGATCTTTATGCTGGTCCTGTTCACCATGATCTTCAACGGCGGGATTGTTCCGCTCTATCTCATCATGAAGGCGCTGCACCTGACCGGAACGCTCTGGTCCGTTATTCTCGCAGGCAGCTTCAGCGCCTTCAACATGATTCTGATGATGAACTACTTCCAGGGGCTCCCGGAATCCTTGATGGAATCCGCCCGGCTTGATGGGGCCGGAGAATGGAAAATCCTCTTCTCCGTCGTCCTGCCGCTGGCCGCCCCGATTATTGCGACCATTACGCTGTTCTACGGCGTAGCCATTTGGAACAGCTGGTATGACGCCATGATCTTCCTGCGAAAGGCGGATCAGCTCCCGCTCCAGAACGTGCTGCGAACGATCATCGTCGAATCGCAGACCAACGCCTCCAACGCTTCAAGCGTGGATGCCGCCGGGAAGTCCAACTTCTCGACCGGTATGAAAATGGCAGCGGTATTTGTCAGTATGGTACCGATTATGTGCTTCTTCCCGATGCTTCAAAAGCATTTTGCCAAAGGGGTATTAACAGGGGCTATCAAGACCTGA
- a CDS encoding ABC transporter permease gives MKPAALGPTKKPNGRSKFKKLASEIKKNRMTYTLLIPGLVWLIIFAYMPMGGLSLAFKDYKANLGILGSPWVGFENFKYVFRDPTFIDAVWRTLYINIIKLVVTFPVPIILALILNELRMHRMKKAFQTVLTFPHFLSWIIVSGIVINVLAYDGLVNSTLAILGLPTINFLGSESNFIPMILLTDIWKSAGWGAIVYLAAISGIDQDQYESAQIDGATRMQQMFRITLPNIMPTVTIMFILSVGGLMSSGFDQIFNLANAATKNVSEVLDVYIYRITFQSSTDFSFSTAVSLFRSLVNMALLLIADRVAKKMGGDGLFR, from the coding sequence TTGAAACCTGCAGCCTTAGGGCCCACCAAGAAACCGAACGGACGCTCAAAATTCAAGAAGCTTGCGTCTGAAATCAAAAAAAACCGAATGACCTACACCCTGCTGATTCCCGGGCTTGTCTGGCTGATCATCTTCGCCTACATGCCGATGGGCGGCCTGTCCCTCGCATTCAAGGACTACAAGGCCAATCTCGGAATCCTGGGCAGCCCGTGGGTCGGATTCGAGAACTTTAAGTATGTATTCCGGGACCCGACCTTTATCGATGCCGTCTGGCGTACGCTCTACATTAACATTATCAAGCTGGTGGTCACGTTTCCGGTTCCGATCATTCTCGCGCTGATCCTGAACGAGCTGCGGATGCATCGGATGAAAAAGGCCTTCCAGACGGTGCTGACCTTCCCGCACTTCCTGTCCTGGATTATCGTCTCCGGTATTGTCATCAACGTGCTGGCTTATGACGGCCTGGTGAACAGCACCCTTGCGATACTCGGTCTGCCGACCATCAACTTCCTGGGTTCGGAAAGCAACTTCATTCCGATGATCCTGCTCACGGATATCTGGAAATCGGCCGGCTGGGGAGCGATCGTCTACCTCGCCGCCATATCCGGTATCGATCAAGACCAATATGAATCGGCTCAAATCGACGGAGCTACACGGATGCAGCAGATGTTCCGCATTACGCTGCCTAATATTATGCCCACCGTGACGATCATGTTCATCCTTTCGGTAGGCGGACTGATGTCCTCCGGCTTCGATCAAATATTTAACCTGGCGAATGCCGCGACCAAGAACGTATCGGAAGTGCTGGACGTCTACATTTACCGGATTACGTTCCAGTCGTCAACGGACTTCTCGTTCTCTACGGCGGTCAGCTTGTTCCGGTCTCTCGTCAACATGGCGCTTCTGCTTATTGCGGACAGAGTAGCCAAAAAAATGGGCGGAGACGGTTTATTCCGTTAA
- a CDS encoding glycoside hydrolase family 3 N-terminal domain-containing protein, producing MDQKQLTDLLTKMTLEEKIAQLLQLTSNLHEGTEDQGQITGPMEEMGLTTDMVRASGSVLGLSGAASIIALQQNYMKNSRLGIPLLFMADVVHGFKTIFPIPLAIGCSWDLELAEKSAEIAARESAVSGIHVTFAPMVDLVRDPRWGRVMETTGEDPYLNGLFARAFVRGYQGSALAEDNERLAACVKHFAAYGAAEGGRDYNTVDMSERQLREYYLPAYKAALDEGCEMVMASFNTVDGIPASGNEKLMRGILRGEWGFDGILISDWASIREMIAHGAAEDDREAAYRAMRAGVDIEMMTPCYVHHLPNLIKSGLIDESLIDEAVMRILQLKNKLGLFENPFRGADPERERELLFCDEHRQAAYDLAVKSSVLLKNNGVLPLQPDSNVALIGPFADQEDILGWWSCVGAKEDAVKLGTAMKERISGKLTITAGCNFDSMDAKQLELALDAAREADVIVLALGEQSEMSGEGGSRTDITLPKAQLELVRHLKQLNKPIAAVIFNGRPLDLQGIFDKADAVLEAWFPGSEGGAAIADLLIGHMNPSGRLTMSFPQSVGQIPVYYNAFNTGRPMDPSKTGERYVSKYIDSPNEPLLPFGYGLSYTTFEYGELQLSSSEITADQHLTARIQVTNTGTRTGVETVQLYIRDMTGEVVRPLRELKGFQQLELQPGESSIAEFTISEDMLRYHHSDLSFTSDPGSFQLFVGPNSRDCLQASFKLV from the coding sequence ATGGACCAGAAGCAGTTAACCGACCTTTTAACGAAGATGACGCTAGAAGAAAAGATAGCACAGTTGCTGCAGCTTACATCTAATCTCCATGAAGGCACGGAAGATCAGGGCCAAATTACAGGGCCCATGGAGGAAATGGGGCTCACCACCGACATGGTGCGTGCCAGCGGTTCGGTTCTCGGTCTGTCAGGAGCCGCTTCGATCATAGCATTACAACAGAATTATATGAAGAACAGCCGTCTCGGGATTCCGCTCTTGTTTATGGCAGATGTGGTACACGGGTTTAAGACCATCTTTCCGATCCCGCTTGCCATCGGCTGTTCCTGGGATCTCGAGCTTGCCGAGAAAAGTGCAGAAATTGCCGCACGGGAGTCCGCCGTCTCCGGCATCCATGTCACGTTCGCTCCAATGGTTGACCTGGTACGCGATCCACGCTGGGGACGAGTCATGGAAACAACGGGCGAAGACCCGTATTTGAACGGCTTGTTCGCCAGAGCTTTTGTGCGCGGGTACCAGGGAAGCGCGCTGGCGGAGGATAACGAACGCCTGGCCGCCTGCGTCAAGCACTTTGCCGCGTACGGGGCTGCGGAGGGTGGCCGTGATTACAACACGGTGGACATGTCCGAGAGACAACTGCGCGAATATTATCTCCCTGCTTATAAGGCCGCGCTGGATGAAGGCTGCGAAATGGTGATGGCCTCTTTCAATACCGTTGATGGCATTCCTGCCTCCGGCAATGAGAAGCTGATGCGCGGTATTTTGCGTGGTGAGTGGGGATTTGACGGGATTCTCATATCCGACTGGGCATCCATTCGGGAAATGATCGCCCACGGGGCCGCAGAGGATGACCGTGAAGCTGCCTACCGGGCGATGCGCGCAGGCGTCGATATCGAAATGATGACCCCTTGCTACGTCCATCATCTTCCGAATTTGATCAAGAGCGGGCTCATCGATGAATCGCTGATCGATGAGGCCGTCATGCGTATTCTGCAATTGAAAAACAAGCTGGGATTGTTCGAGAATCCGTTCCGGGGAGCGGATCCGGAACGGGAGCGCGAGCTGCTCTTCTGTGACGAGCATCGCCAGGCAGCTTACGATCTGGCGGTGAAGTCCAGCGTCCTGCTAAAAAATAACGGTGTTCTTCCACTTCAACCTGATTCCAATGTCGCTTTGATCGGCCCTTTTGCAGACCAGGAGGACATCCTCGGATGGTGGTCCTGCGTCGGAGCCAAGGAAGATGCCGTAAAGCTGGGCACGGCCATGAAAGAACGCATCAGCGGCAAGCTGACCATCACTGCCGGATGCAATTTTGACTCGATGGACGCAAAGCAGCTGGAGTTGGCACTGGACGCTGCCCGTGAAGCGGATGTCATCGTTCTGGCACTCGGCGAACAATCCGAGATGAGCGGTGAAGGCGGTTCGCGCACGGATATTACGCTGCCGAAAGCGCAGCTCGAGCTGGTTCGACATCTGAAGCAGTTAAACAAGCCTATTGCTGCTGTCATCTTTAACGGCCGTCCACTGGATCTGCAAGGTATTTTCGATAAAGCGGATGCCGTGCTTGAAGCTTGGTTCCCAGGCAGCGAAGGCGGTGCAGCCATAGCCGATCTGCTGATCGGCCATATGAATCCGTCCGGAAGGCTCACCATGTCCTTCCCGCAGTCCGTAGGTCAAATTCCGGTTTATTACAACGCCTTCAATACTGGCCGCCCTATGGACCCTTCCAAAACCGGTGAACGCTATGTATCTAAATATATCGACAGTCCTAATGAGCCTCTGCTTCCGTTCGGCTACGGCCTGTCTTATACGACCTTTGAATACGGTGAGCTTCAACTGTCCAGTAGCGAGATTACAGCGGATCAGCATCTTACGGCGCGGATTCAGGTGACCAACACCGGTACTAGAACGGGTGTCGAAACGGTCCAGCTGTATATTCGGGATATGACAGGCGAAGTCGTTCGGCCACTGCGCGAGCTGAAAGGATTCCAACAGCTGGAGCTTCAACCGGGCGAAAGCTCAATCGCCGAATTCACCATTAGCGAAGATATGCTCCGTTACCATCACAGTGATCTCAGCTTTACTAGTGATCCGGGCAGCTTCCAACTGTTTGTCGGTCCCAATAGCCGGGATTGCCTGCAGGCTTCCTTTAAGCTTGTATAA
- a CDS encoding extracellular solute-binding protein has protein sequence MKTNKRLSAKSILLLLLSMSLVLVTACSKGDSSSSGESGKDENGNYKDKLKISVASTVTVKDGDMDNEFHKYWMDKYNIEWDYNFVEWDSWGEKLRLWINSGDLPDVAVWDYVHGDAMNYIDQGLLYKFPDDWKERWPNVAKAYSLTGLGDKLEELTGGTYILPRPVYFENKPADPLTNQIGVIAIRKDWAEAVNFELKDAYTTSELMEYARLVKEKDPGKVGSKLVPISYKPDDVLTNIMMPNSAHSRVESAFYKGEDGKYKWGPADPETLTGLKLVQEAYKEGLLNPEFYTWKSSEASNNFRVNGTAAVMSLGGLASYRQDVDKDMKKNLNLNSDDVVHTAIVLGEDGKYRNLEQVNFWSALIFSPDISKEKFERVMDLVDFSVTEEGQMILNMGFEGTDWKYGENKELISLLPEGTSVGDKYPGRFEGLYLLGDDFSMINPAIKQEYRDTAVKHYQNKAKLGKEGGALALYDWDVQLYDSKAKNQATFNYAEEYTNLILQDGDLETNWKKWVESKQSLVQPVLDELNNLKK, from the coding sequence ATGAAAACGAACAAACGGCTGTCGGCTAAATCCATTCTGTTGCTGCTGCTGAGCATGAGCCTTGTGCTTGTGACCGCATGCTCGAAGGGAGATTCTTCAAGCAGTGGAGAAAGCGGTAAAGACGAGAACGGGAACTACAAGGATAAGCTGAAAATTTCCGTAGCAAGCACCGTTACGGTCAAGGACGGCGATATGGACAACGAGTTCCACAAGTACTGGATGGACAAGTACAACATCGAGTGGGATTACAACTTTGTCGAGTGGGATTCCTGGGGCGAGAAGCTCCGTCTGTGGATCAACTCGGGCGATTTGCCTGATGTGGCTGTCTGGGATTATGTTCACGGCGATGCGATGAACTACATTGATCAAGGTCTCTTGTACAAGTTCCCTGATGACTGGAAGGAACGCTGGCCGAACGTTGCGAAGGCATACAGCCTGACCGGACTTGGCGATAAGCTGGAAGAGCTGACTGGCGGAACTTACATTCTGCCAAGACCGGTATACTTCGAGAACAAGCCGGCTGATCCGCTCACGAACCAGATTGGCGTTATCGCTATTCGCAAGGACTGGGCAGAGGCTGTCAATTTTGAACTCAAGGATGCTTACACAACAAGCGAACTCATGGAGTACGCCCGTCTGGTGAAAGAGAAGGATCCGGGCAAAGTAGGATCCAAGCTCGTTCCGATCTCCTACAAGCCTGATGATGTCCTGACGAACATCATGATGCCGAACAGCGCACATTCCCGTGTGGAATCGGCGTTCTATAAAGGTGAAGACGGCAAATACAAGTGGGGTCCGGCAGATCCGGAGACACTTACCGGCCTGAAGCTGGTTCAGGAAGCATACAAGGAAGGCCTTCTGAATCCTGAATTCTATACCTGGAAGAGCAGTGAAGCCAGCAACAACTTCCGTGTGAACGGAACGGCTGCTGTCATGAGTCTCGGCGGACTGGCTTCCTACCGTCAAGACGTGGATAAAGACATGAAGAAGAACCTGAATCTGAACAGCGATGATGTTGTTCATACCGCTATCGTCCTTGGCGAAGACGGCAAGTACCGCAATCTGGAGCAGGTTAACTTCTGGTCCGCCCTGATCTTCTCGCCGGATATCAGCAAAGAGAAATTCGAGCGTGTTATGGACCTTGTTGACTTCTCCGTCACAGAAGAAGGACAAATGATTCTGAACATGGGCTTTGAAGGAACCGACTGGAAATACGGGGAGAACAAAGAATTGATCAGCCTCCTTCCCGAAGGAACGAGCGTCGGCGACAAATATCCTGGACGCTTTGAAGGTCTTTACCTGCTTGGCGACGATTTCAGCATGATCAACCCTGCAATTAAGCAAGAATACCGTGATACGGCAGTCAAGCACTACCAGAACAAAGCGAAGCTCGGCAAGGAAGGCGGCGCACTCGCTCTGTACGATTGGGATGTCCAGCTGTATGATTCCAAGGCTAAAAACCAGGCAACCTTCAATTACGCTGAAGAATACACCAACCTGATTCTCCAAGACGGGGATTTGGAAACGAATTGGAAAAAGTGGGTTGAGAGCAAGCAATCTCTTGTGCAACCTGTCTTGGATGAACTCAATAACTTAAAAAAGTAA
- a CDS encoding serine hydrolase domain-containing protein — MSNHSLTGFIDYIAERGLQVHSARVRQNGRLWGKYDLTEDKRRVQHSISKSFTCMAVGLAIEEGKLALNSRLGEFFQRHSSMVDTLEPSLDPGNITLYNLLRMSSGHDSPPLWANERASLKEKDWAKYYMSLPLDRTPGETFTYSSGDTFMISAMLQAATGETVRDYLTPRLFEPLGIENVHWESSPLGVTLGCAGLFISNEELSVFGQLLLQRGLWEGQQIVPEAWIRFVSTKQIDTKGNPDWAQGYGCQFWMCTHDAYRADGASGQLCIVIPGKDAVIAVNSQEDRMQEIMDAVWTEIYPLL; from the coding sequence ATGTCTAATCATTCATTAACTGGCTTTATTGATTACATCGCAGAGAGAGGATTGCAGGTGCATTCAGCGCGGGTTCGCCAAAACGGCCGGCTGTGGGGAAAGTACGATTTGACGGAGGACAAACGGCGTGTTCAGCATTCCATCAGCAAATCTTTTACTTGTATGGCCGTTGGCCTGGCCATTGAGGAAGGCAAGCTTGCGCTGAACAGCCGGCTGGGTGAATTTTTTCAGCGTCATTCTTCGATGGTCGACACGCTGGAGCCGTCTCTTGATCCCGGCAACATCACACTGTACAATTTGCTTCGAATGTCTTCGGGCCATGATTCGCCGCCCTTATGGGCAAACGAAAGAGCATCTTTGAAAGAGAAGGATTGGGCTAAGTACTATATGTCGTTACCGCTTGACCGGACGCCGGGCGAGACTTTTACATACAGCAGTGGAGATACGTTCATGATCTCGGCTATGCTCCAGGCGGCGACAGGCGAAACGGTAAGGGACTATCTGACTCCGCGCCTGTTTGAGCCCTTGGGTATAGAAAATGTTCATTGGGAGTCATCCCCGTTGGGTGTGACGCTGGGTTGTGCGGGCTTATTTATCAGCAATGAGGAACTCAGCGTATTTGGTCAACTTCTGCTGCAGCGTGGATTGTGGGAAGGACAACAGATTGTGCCTGAAGCGTGGATCCGATTCGTATCCACCAAACAGATCGATACGAAGGGCAATCCCGATTGGGCCCAGGGGTATGGCTGTCAATTTTGGATGTGCACTCATGATGCCTACCGTGCAGATGGGGCTTCCGGCCAGCTATGCATCGTTATCCCTGGCAAAGATGCGGTCATCGCGGTGAATAGCCAGGAAGACCGAATGCAGGAGATTATGGATGCAGTTTGGACAGAAATTTACCCGTTGTTATAG
- a CDS encoding alpha/beta hydrolase, translating to MAHITIETGSPTLCMTTSIHVVSPVESGKAPDYTLYLLHGAGDNASTWQRLTTVEQYAHQYNCTVIMPEANRSYYTDMTYGLNYFYYVTQELPKFCSRLFQLNEDPARTFIAGLSMGGYGALKCALTYPGQYAKAVSLSGVTDIRQRIHDMDMPAGMVKEMQAVFGPELDIKPDQDLYKLAEAALSQTGKLPPILCCCGTEDPFIKMNREFAAYLRQSGFDFRYVEGPGAHEWRFWEQHLETAFDFLCNDKTQEE from the coding sequence ATGGCGCATATTACGATAGAGACCGGCTCCCCCACTTTATGCATGACGACAAGCATCCATGTCGTGTCGCCCGTGGAATCAGGCAAAGCACCGGATTACACACTCTATCTTCTTCATGGAGCAGGCGATAACGCGAGCACTTGGCAGCGCCTGACTACCGTTGAGCAATACGCACATCAATACAACTGCACCGTCATTATGCCGGAGGCAAACCGAAGCTACTATACAGACATGACGTATGGCCTTAACTATTTTTATTACGTTACCCAGGAGCTCCCGAAGTTTTGCAGCCGATTGTTCCAGCTGAATGAGGACCCGGCCCGTACCTTTATCGCCGGCTTGTCCATGGGCGGATATGGAGCCCTTAAATGTGCGTTGACTTATCCGGGACAATACGCAAAAGCCGTTTCGTTATCTGGTGTAACCGATATTCGGCAGAGGATTCACGATATGGACATGCCTGCCGGTATGGTCAAGGAAATGCAGGCCGTATTTGGTCCGGAGCTTGACATCAAGCCGGATCAGGATCTGTATAAGCTCGCGGAAGCGGCACTTTCGCAGACCGGAAAGCTGCCCCCGATCCTCTGCTGCTGCGGAACGGAGGATCCCTTTATCAAGATGAACCGCGAATTTGCCGCATACCTGAGACAAAGCGGTTTCGACTTCCGCTACGTGGAAGGACCCGGGGCGCATGAATGGCGGTTCTGGGAGCAGCATCTGGAAACGGCATTTGATTTTCTTTGTAACGACAAGACTCAAGAAGAGTGA